A window of the Gemmatirosa kalamazoonensis genome harbors these coding sequences:
- a CDS encoding S9 family peptidase, with amino-acid sequence MRPQHLSRTTLAALCAFAVVASTPLGAQPAAGARQFTSADLKAWRTIRNPTLSNDGRWFAYVLAPNEGDATVVIRPTAEGGKELRFAVGSPPPAATGGGQGIAAVAGAAQAPLLLSGDGQWAAFTVYPTQAETRRARTARRPTYTKVALVNLATGEKRDFDRARRFAFNADRATVLALQGYPAEAAPNATAAANGAANGAAPSSRAEGTDLLLVPLGAGEMVNVGNVGEFDFDDSGEWLAYTIDARDLLGNGVQLRNVRTGVVRALESERALYRRLAWADSAPALAVLRGTVDSVARDTSFAVVSFTGVAAAPKKTVFDSKGRADFPAGLRVAGDRAPRFSEDLQAVYFGIREARAPNARRGGITASLVQPGAPGMGGTVNQPRLGDGSDDETPTLVLWHWKDPRLQSMQIVQEQQDRAYSYLAAFRPAENRFVRVADDSLRAVTTLPHDRWATATDVRAYQQAASYSGRAYADVYAIDLKTGARRPVLRKQASSALIPSPDGTRALYWGDDANWWTIDLATGATRNVTKGAPVSFANTEDDHNNLFPPPQQPFGWTKDGAAVLLSDGWDAWLVPVNGGAATNLTVDGRKNRVRYQRLYSFDAQAQPTRAGRSGTGNAPTIDRRKPLYFATYGEWTKKSGLSRVSVGKPGAVPLVWDDASFAFTKAKDADVYLYTRQSSTEFPNWWIASADLKSGRQLTDANPEQSMFAWSSGVKLVNYVSEKGDSLQGALYLPANYQPGKQYPLLVTIYEKRSQNANVFVQPNETSTPNRSLYTSRGYAVLDPDIVYKVNDPGMSAVWSVVPAVKAAIATGVVDSANVGLWGHSWGGYQTAFLVTQTNIFKSAIAGAPLTDMVSMYSSIYWNTGGTNQAIFEASQGRFKGNYTDNLEAYLRNSPVFHAKNVQTPLVILHNDKDGAVDFNQGITYYNTLRQLGKDVILLEYVGENHGLARPVNQKDYAVRMREWFDAYLKGAPAPDWMKNGVPRLQMAEHLRMRADTTQARTDVVP; translated from the coding sequence ATGCGACCGCAGCATCTCTCCCGCACGACCCTCGCCGCGCTCTGTGCGTTCGCCGTCGTGGCGAGCACGCCCCTCGGCGCGCAGCCCGCCGCCGGCGCGCGGCAGTTCACGAGCGCCGACCTGAAGGCCTGGCGCACGATCCGCAATCCCACGCTGTCGAACGACGGCCGGTGGTTCGCGTACGTGCTCGCGCCTAACGAAGGCGACGCGACCGTCGTCATCCGTCCGACGGCGGAGGGCGGGAAGGAGCTGCGCTTCGCGGTCGGCTCGCCGCCGCCGGCCGCGACCGGGGGCGGGCAGGGGATCGCCGCCGTCGCCGGGGCGGCCCAGGCGCCGCTGCTCCTCTCGGGCGATGGGCAGTGGGCCGCGTTCACGGTCTATCCGACGCAGGCGGAGACGCGACGCGCCCGCACCGCGCGGCGCCCCACGTACACGAAGGTCGCGCTCGTGAACCTCGCGACCGGCGAGAAGCGCGACTTCGACCGTGCGCGCCGCTTCGCGTTCAACGCCGACCGCGCGACGGTCCTCGCGCTGCAAGGCTATCCCGCCGAGGCGGCGCCTAACGCGACCGCCGCCGCGAACGGCGCTGCGAACGGCGCTGCGCCGTCGTCGCGCGCCGAGGGCACCGATCTGCTGCTCGTGCCGCTCGGCGCCGGCGAGATGGTGAACGTCGGCAACGTCGGCGAGTTCGACTTCGACGACTCCGGCGAGTGGCTCGCCTACACCATCGACGCGCGCGACCTGCTCGGCAACGGCGTGCAGCTCCGCAACGTGCGCACGGGCGTCGTGCGGGCGCTGGAGAGCGAGCGGGCGCTGTACCGCCGCCTCGCGTGGGCCGACAGCGCGCCGGCGCTCGCGGTGCTGCGCGGCACCGTCGACTCCGTGGCGCGCGACACGAGCTTCGCCGTCGTGTCGTTCACCGGCGTCGCCGCGGCGCCGAAGAAGACGGTGTTCGATTCGAAGGGACGCGCCGACTTCCCGGCCGGCCTGCGCGTCGCGGGCGATCGCGCGCCGCGCTTCTCGGAGGACCTGCAGGCGGTGTACTTCGGCATCCGCGAGGCACGGGCGCCCAACGCGCGCCGCGGCGGCATCACCGCGTCGCTCGTGCAGCCCGGCGCACCCGGCATGGGCGGCACGGTGAACCAGCCGCGGCTCGGCGACGGCAGCGACGACGAGACGCCGACGCTCGTCCTCTGGCACTGGAAGGATCCGCGGCTGCAGTCGATGCAGATCGTGCAGGAGCAGCAGGACCGTGCGTACAGCTACCTGGCCGCGTTCCGTCCGGCGGAGAACCGTTTCGTGCGCGTCGCCGACGACTCGCTGCGCGCCGTGACGACGCTGCCGCACGACCGATGGGCGACGGCGACCGACGTGCGGGCGTACCAGCAGGCGGCGAGCTACAGCGGCCGCGCCTACGCCGACGTGTACGCGATCGATCTGAAGACGGGAGCGCGCCGTCCCGTGTTGCGCAAGCAGGCCTCGTCGGCGCTGATCCCGTCGCCCGACGGCACGCGCGCGCTCTACTGGGGCGACGACGCGAACTGGTGGACGATCGACCTCGCGACGGGCGCGACGCGCAACGTGACGAAGGGCGCGCCGGTGAGCTTCGCGAACACGGAGGACGACCACAACAACCTGTTCCCGCCGCCGCAGCAGCCGTTCGGCTGGACGAAGGACGGCGCCGCGGTGCTGCTGTCCGACGGATGGGACGCGTGGCTCGTGCCCGTGAACGGCGGCGCCGCGACGAACCTCACCGTCGACGGCCGGAAGAACCGCGTGCGCTACCAGCGGCTCTACAGCTTCGACGCGCAGGCGCAGCCCACGCGCGCCGGGCGCTCCGGCACCGGCAACGCGCCGACGATCGACAGGCGCAAGCCGCTCTACTTCGCGACGTACGGCGAATGGACGAAGAAGTCCGGGCTCTCGCGCGTCAGCGTCGGCAAGCCCGGCGCCGTGCCGCTCGTGTGGGACGACGCCTCGTTCGCGTTCACGAAGGCGAAGGACGCCGACGTGTACCTCTACACGCGCCAGTCGTCGACGGAGTTCCCGAACTGGTGGATCGCGAGCGCGGACCTCAAGAGCGGCCGCCAGCTCACCGACGCGAACCCCGAGCAGAGCATGTTCGCGTGGTCGAGCGGCGTGAAGCTCGTGAACTACGTGAGCGAGAAGGGCGACTCGCTCCAGGGCGCGCTGTACCTGCCGGCGAACTACCAGCCGGGGAAGCAGTACCCGCTGCTCGTGACCATCTACGAGAAGCGCTCGCAGAACGCGAACGTGTTCGTGCAGCCGAACGAGACGAGCACGCCGAACCGAAGCCTCTACACGAGCCGCGGCTACGCGGTGCTCGACCCGGACATCGTCTACAAGGTGAACGATCCCGGGATGTCGGCGGTGTGGAGCGTGGTGCCGGCGGTGAAGGCGGCGATCGCGACGGGCGTCGTGGACTCGGCCAACGTCGGGCTGTGGGGCCACTCGTGGGGCGGCTACCAGACGGCGTTCCTCGTCACGCAGACGAACATCTTCAAGAGCGCGATCGCCGGCGCGCCGCTCACCGACATGGTGAGCATGTACAGCTCCATCTACTGGAACACCGGCGGCACGAACCAGGCGATCTTCGAGGCGAGCCAGGGCCGCTTCAAGGGGAACTACACCGACAACCTCGAGGCGTACCTGCGCAACTCCCCCGTCTTCCACGCGAAGAACGTGCAGACGCCGCTCGTCATCCTGCACAACGACAAGGACGGCGCGGTGGACTTCAACCAGGGGATCACGTACTACAACACGCTGCGCCAGCTCGGCAAGGACGTCATCCTGCTGGAGTACGTCGGCGAGAACCACGGCCTCGCGCGGCCGGTGAACCAGAAGGATTACGCGGTGCGCATGCGCGAGTGGTTCGACGCGTACCTCAAGGGCGCGCCGGCGCCGGACTGGATGAAGAACGGCGTGCCGCGCCTGCAGATGGCGGAGCACCTGCGCATGCGCGCCGACACGACCCAGGCGAGGACGGACGTGGTGCCGTGA
- a CDS encoding YhcH/YjgK/YiaL family protein — MIVDALANAARYRTLHPRLAAAFDYLAAFDPSTADGKYPIDGDAVYAQVQSYTTKPASEKKWESHRRYLDVQYMVSGRERMTVSPLPGLAGATPYNDAKDVVNYAGASGEASSVYLEGGQFAIFFPEDGHQPGVQAGESGEVRKVVVKVLL, encoded by the coding sequence ATGATCGTCGACGCCCTCGCGAACGCCGCCCGCTATCGCACCCTCCACCCCCGCCTCGCCGCCGCGTTCGACTACCTCGCGGCGTTCGACCCGTCGACCGCCGACGGCAAGTACCCGATCGACGGCGACGCGGTGTACGCGCAGGTCCAGTCGTACACGACGAAGCCCGCGTCGGAGAAGAAGTGGGAGTCGCACCGCCGCTACCTCGACGTGCAGTACATGGTCTCGGGGCGCGAGCGCATGACCGTCTCGCCGCTCCCCGGCCTCGCCGGCGCGACGCCGTACAACGACGCGAAGGACGTCGTCAACTACGCCGGCGCGTCGGGCGAGGCGAGCTCCGTGTATCTCGAGGGCGGGCAGTTCGCGATCTTCTTTCCCGAGGACGGACACCAGCCCGGCGTGCAGGCGGGGGAGAGCGGGGAGGTGCGGAAGGTCGTGGTGAAGGTGCTGCTGTGA